From the genome of Uranotaenia lowii strain MFRU-FL chromosome 1, ASM2978415v1, whole genome shotgun sequence, one region includes:
- the LOC129738852 gene encoding zinc finger protein 480-like isoform X1 yields the protein MEEENCHGRGDKGGYAFLVPIILESCYQKILFYKVHRTDHTTKICVICQSMVESIIGYQKFCEEMNALLSKKEPFPNEEWKLARSLVISLCTIVENCHLAVKDDSNNYDEESPILQKIHEDSALNISETSHEFLAEESGLEIKKEPECENFLLEEECSEQLQHVKKEIKPVTDSEVEESNDFEPEDHSDYENEELEEVSDNDSQKIKTRKKRNKPNEARTRCSKVACETCGEMIAGHLMEGHVNRHMGLKPFVCEHESCGRFFTSKYSLQQHRHQHKARLRYYDCQVCGKRIKGDRSWANHRKLHTEEPKSRTRCSKVVCETCGEMVAGYLMEGHMNRHMGLKPFVCEHESCGRFFTSKYSLQQHRHQHKARLRYYDCQVCGKRIKGDRSWLKHRKLHTEEPKYECNVCGKKFRRGDHLKLHSVVHTGMAMFSCDLCSKRFNVKHNLGTHMKNVHKMKGPSYAAAMNLKTSLQQSTELEQPIAHHEDEEHF from the exons atggaagaagaaaattgccatggCCGTGGGGATAAAGGAGGGTATGCGTTTTTGGTCCCGATTATTTTAGAAAGCTGTTATCAGAAAATTCTTTTCTACAAGGTTCACCGAACGGATCACACCACTAAAATATGTGTAATCTGTCAATCAATGGTTGAATCCATCATCGGATACCAAAAGTTTTGTGAGGAAATGAACGCATTACTCAGCAAAAAGGAACCGTTCCCAAACGAAGAATGGAAGCTGGCACGAAGTTTAGTAATCAGCTTGTGTACCATCGTGGAAAATTGTCATCTAGCAGTTAAAGATGATTCGAACAATTACGACGAAGAATCTcctattttacaaaaaatccatGAGGATTCTGCTTTAAACATTTCGGAAACATCACATGAGTTCCTTGCCGAAGAAAGTGGGCTCGAGATAAAAAAAGAACCAGAATGTGAGAACTTTTTGCTGGAGGAAGAATGTTCAGAGCAGTTGCAGCATgtgaagaaagaaataaaacCTGTAACAGATAGCGAAGTCGAGGAATCGAACGATTTCGAGCCGGAAGACCACTCTGATTACGAGAACGAAGAACTGGAGGAGGTTTCGGATAACGATTCACAGAAAATCAAAACGAGAAAGAAACGCAACAAGCCGAACGAGGCTCGTACACGTTGTTCGAAGGTCGCTTGCGaaacgtgcggcgagatgattGCCGGCCACCTAATGGAGGGACATGTCAATCGGCACATGGGACTGAAACCGTTCGTGTGCGAGCATGAGTCGTGTGGTCGCTTCTTCACCTCTAAGTACAGTTTGCAGCAGCATCGGCATCAGCACAAGGCCCGGTTGCGGTACTACGACTGTCAGGTTTGCGGCAAACGCATCAAGGGTGACCGAAGTTGGGCAAATCACAGGAAGCTGCACACCGAGGAGCCCAAGTCTCGTACACGTTGTTCGAAAGTCGTTTGCGAAACGTGCGGCGAGATGGTTGCCGGATACCTAATGGAGGGACACATGAACCGGCATATGGGACTGAAACCGTTCGTGTGCGAGCATGAATCGTGCGGTCGCTTCTTCACCTCTAAGTACAGTTTGCAGCAGCATCGGCACCAGCACAAGGCTCGGTTGCGCTACTACGACTGTCAGGTTTGCGGTAAACGCATCAAAGGTGACCGAAGTTGGCTGAAGCACAGGAAGCTACACACCGAGGAGCCCAAGTACGAGTGCAACGTTTGCGGGAAAAAGTTCCGTCGAGG tgacCATCTTAAGCTACATTCCGTGGTGCACACCGGAATGGCAATGTTTTCTTGCGATCTTTGCAGCAAGCGATTCAACGTTAAGCATAATCTGGGAACGCACATGAAAAATGTGCACAAAATGAAAGGACCTTCTTATGCGGCAGcgatgaatttgaaaacttcaCTGCAGCAATCAACGGAACTGGAACAACCGATAGCTCACCACGAAGATGAGGAACATTTTTAG
- the LOC129757778 gene encoding mitotic checkpoint protein BUB3: protein MERKPETQIQNAPSDAISSVKFSPNTNQFLLVSSWDSSVRLYDVVNNTLRQKYYHDAPVLDCAFHDSVRTVSAGLDNLVKLYDLNTHAESILGNHDAGVKCVEYSSKVNGILTGSWDKTVKMWDIRDKDCVGKYEQSNGKVYSMSCIDEKLVVATSDRKVLVWDLRNMGQYLTRRESSLKFQTRCIRCFPNKEGYVMSSIEGRVAVEYFDMDPEVQKKKFAFKCHRSKENNMEMIYPVNAVSFHNVFNTFATGGTDGYVNIWDGFNKKRLCQFHLYDTSISSLAFSYDGSTLAIACSYMDETEVIPDPIPEPTLYVRYVSEAETKPK, encoded by the exons ATGGAGCGCAAACCGGAAACCCAGATTCAGAACGCTCCGTCCGACGCCATCTCGTCGGTAAAATTTTCCCCGAACACCAACCAGTTCCTGCTCGTTTCCAGTTGGGATTCCAGCGTCCGGTTGTACGATGTGGTCAACAACACCCTGCGGCAGAAGTACTACCATGATGCGCCCGTGTTGGATTGTGCTTTCCAT gaCTCAGTTCGCACGGTTAGTGCCGGTTTAGACAATCTGGTCAAGCTGTACGATCTGAACACACACGCCGAAAGTATTTTAGGTAATCATGACGCCGGCGTCAAGTGTGTCGAATATTCGTCCAAGGTGAATGGGATTCTCACCGGAAGTTGGGACAAAACGGTCAAGATGTGGGACATCCGGGACAAGGACTGTGTTGGGAAGTATGAACAGAGTAACGGGAAGGTATATTCGATGAGCTGCATCGACGAAAAACTTGTGGTGGCCACCTCGGATCGGAAGGTCCTGGTTTGGGATCTGCGGAACATGGGACAGTACCTGACCAGGCGGGAGTCATCGCTTAAGTTCCAAACTCGCTGTATCCGTTGCTTCCCCAATAAGGAGGGCTACGTGATGAGTTCAATTGAGGGCCGAGTGGCGGTCGAATACTTCGATATGGATCCGGAGGTACAGAAGAAAAAGTTTGCCTTCAAATGTCATCGCTCGAAGGAGAACAACATGGAAATGATCTATCCGGTGAATGCTGTTAGTTTCCACAATGTGTTCAATACATTTGCCACCGGAGGAACCGATGGATACGTTAACATTTGGGACGGTTTCAACAAGAAACGGCTCTGTCAGTTCCATCTGTACGACACGTCGATCTCGTCGCTGGCCTTCAGCTACGACGGAAGCACTCTGGCAATCGCTTGCTCCTACATGGACGAGACGGAAGTGATCCCGGATCCGATACCGGAACCGACGCTGTACGTGCGATACGTGAGTGAAGCGGAAACGAAACCCAAATAA
- the LOC129738852 gene encoding zinc finger protein 480-like isoform X2 translates to MVESIIGYQKFCEEMNALLSKKEPFPNEEWKLARSLVISLCTIVENCHLAVKDDSNNYDEESPILQKIHEDSALNISETSHEFLAEESGLEIKKEPECENFLLEEECSEQLQHVKKEIKPVTDSEVEESNDFEPEDHSDYENEELEEVSDNDSQKIKTRKKRNKPNEARTRCSKVACETCGEMIAGHLMEGHVNRHMGLKPFVCEHESCGRFFTSKYSLQQHRHQHKARLRYYDCQVCGKRIKGDRSWANHRKLHTEEPKSRTRCSKVVCETCGEMVAGYLMEGHMNRHMGLKPFVCEHESCGRFFTSKYSLQQHRHQHKARLRYYDCQVCGKRIKGDRSWLKHRKLHTEEPKYECNVCGKKFRRGDHLKLHSVVHTGMAMFSCDLCSKRFNVKHNLGTHMKNVHKMKGPSYAAAMNLKTSLQQSTELEQPIAHHEDEEHF, encoded by the exons ATGGTTGAATCCATCATCGGATACCAAAAGTTTTGTGAGGAAATGAACGCATTACTCAGCAAAAAGGAACCGTTCCCAAACGAAGAATGGAAGCTGGCACGAAGTTTAGTAATCAGCTTGTGTACCATCGTGGAAAATTGTCATCTAGCAGTTAAAGATGATTCGAACAATTACGACGAAGAATCTcctattttacaaaaaatccatGAGGATTCTGCTTTAAACATTTCGGAAACATCACATGAGTTCCTTGCCGAAGAAAGTGGGCTCGAGATAAAAAAAGAACCAGAATGTGAGAACTTTTTGCTGGAGGAAGAATGTTCAGAGCAGTTGCAGCATgtgaagaaagaaataaaacCTGTAACAGATAGCGAAGTCGAGGAATCGAACGATTTCGAGCCGGAAGACCACTCTGATTACGAGAACGAAGAACTGGAGGAGGTTTCGGATAACGATTCACAGAAAATCAAAACGAGAAAGAAACGCAACAAGCCGAACGAGGCTCGTACACGTTGTTCGAAGGTCGCTTGCGaaacgtgcggcgagatgattGCCGGCCACCTAATGGAGGGACATGTCAATCGGCACATGGGACTGAAACCGTTCGTGTGCGAGCATGAGTCGTGTGGTCGCTTCTTCACCTCTAAGTACAGTTTGCAGCAGCATCGGCATCAGCACAAGGCCCGGTTGCGGTACTACGACTGTCAGGTTTGCGGCAAACGCATCAAGGGTGACCGAAGTTGGGCAAATCACAGGAAGCTGCACACCGAGGAGCCCAAGTCTCGTACACGTTGTTCGAAAGTCGTTTGCGAAACGTGCGGCGAGATGGTTGCCGGATACCTAATGGAGGGACACATGAACCGGCATATGGGACTGAAACCGTTCGTGTGCGAGCATGAATCGTGCGGTCGCTTCTTCACCTCTAAGTACAGTTTGCAGCAGCATCGGCACCAGCACAAGGCTCGGTTGCGCTACTACGACTGTCAGGTTTGCGGTAAACGCATCAAAGGTGACCGAAGTTGGCTGAAGCACAGGAAGCTACACACCGAGGAGCCCAAGTACGAGTGCAACGTTTGCGGGAAAAAGTTCCGTCGAGG tgacCATCTTAAGCTACATTCCGTGGTGCACACCGGAATGGCAATGTTTTCTTGCGATCTTTGCAGCAAGCGATTCAACGTTAAGCATAATCTGGGAACGCACATGAAAAATGTGCACAAAATGAAAGGACCTTCTTATGCGGCAGcgatgaatttgaaaacttcaCTGCAGCAATCAACGGAACTGGAACAACCGATAGCTCACCACGAAGATGAGGAACATTTTTAG
- the LOC129738762 gene encoding zinc finger protein Gfi-1b-like, whose translation MASNRLPPFRYDKAAVRQCRLCLRILNRKHLVQSLLKENDFLRRKIEDVIYTKIIRGDRLTFVCTNCLQLVDIVYNFRMACRKTDLIHTIKPLALDGGSWISQENKRKLTECQELIKKHREQMDVLFNCTELGNGNKLQNVVQVPAVLEPEIKTEHPGEEIDEEMVEEHLDEEMSEEQLAPGDGDLPFIKSEPIVQQQDEELEFPVFATVDVKVEINMHDSEPEESAQVAVKLDKLTRPKKRGPYKKKPPKPKKKPNRGRFICEVCGESVTSEYREEHENRFHNQVKPYSCPVDGCESKFHSSFYLKRHTSVIHKPRERKICPICNKSLKNLRTHLGKTHSEHCKTTCPVCKKWFYKDYIPTHLRTHTGEMPHQCDVCQKKFLTKGNLTAHMSRKCRRLEATTEQMEPTVTTTFVAEEIDLGQLLS comes from the exons ATGGCCAGCAATAGATTACCGCCATTCCGCTACGATAAGGCAGCCGTCCGGCAATGCCGACTGTGTCTCCGTATTCTGAACCGGAAACACTTGGTCCAGAGCCTTCTGAAGGAGAACGACTTTTTACGAAGGAAAATTGAGGATGTCATTTACACCAAAATCATCCGCGGCGACCGGTTGACATTCGTCTGCACCAACTGCTTGCAGCTGGTGGATATTGTGTACAACTTTCGAATGGCCTGCCGGAAAACGGATTTGATTCACACAATCAAACCTCTTGCTCTGGATGGGGGAAGTTGGATTTCACAGGAAAACAAACGGAAGCTTACAGAGTGCCAGGAGCTGATTAAGAAGCACCGCGAGCAAATGGATGTTTTGTTCAACTGTACCGAATTGGGGAATGGCAACAAACTACAGAATGTTGTGCAGGTGCCAGCAGTCTTGGAACCGGAAATCAAAACTGAACATCCCGGTGAAGAGATCGATGAAGAGATGGTAGAAGAACATTTGGATGAGGAGATGTCGGAGGAACAACTGGCACCGGGCGATGGGGATCTTCCCTTCATCAAGTCAGAACCAATAGTCCAGCAGCAAGATGAAGAGCTAGAGTTTCCTGTTTTTGCTACAGTTGATGTGAAGGTTGAGATAAATATGCACGACAGCGAACCAGAAGAGAGCGCCCAGGTTGCTGTTAAGCTGGACAAGCTCACACGGCCAAAGAAGCGTGGCCCTTACAAAAAGAAACCTCCAAAGCCGAAAAAGAAGCCCAATCGTGGACGTTTCATTTGCGAAGTGTGTGGCGAATCGGTAACTAGTGAGTATCGTGAAGAACATGAGAACAGGTTTCACAATCAAGTCAAACCGTATTCGTGTCCTGTGGACGGTTGCGAGAGCAAGTTCCATTCTAGCTTCTACCTCAAAAGACATACGAGCGTAATACACAAACCGCGTGAGCGAAAAATCTGCCCGATATGCAACAAGAGCCTGAAAAACCTCAGAACACACCTTGGTAAGACACACTCGGAACACTGTAAAACGACCTGTCCCGTTTGCAAGAAATGGTTTTACAA AGACTACATTCCGACACATCTTCGCACCCATACCGGTGAAATGCCGCATCAGTGTGATGTTTGCCAGAAGAAGTTCCTCACCAAGGGCAACTTGACGGCTCACATGAGTAGAAAGTGTCGCCGTTTGGAGGCGACGACGGAGCAAATGGAACCTACCGTTACCACGACGTTCGTCGCCGAAGAAATCGACTTGGGACAGTTGTTATCGTAA